In a single window of the Saccharothrix australiensis genome:
- a CDS encoding thioesterase II family protein, whose amino-acid sequence MTAPGHRLGVTLSPRASLDTECAVVLLPGIGVPARTATPLAEHLPGVRVVTVGLRPTTAAGLADVRTRAESFAEALLPGRTAERLLVVGHSMGAVVGLELAHVLHRSAPGLVRGLVVAAQVAPHRLPRHGPDHYTDDAVLGHVLGDRPLPPDLAAAPDFTSALVSRWRADYLALDAYRPERGRRVPADLHVWTGADDPVTADPDDTTAWSEYGSARVTTREFPGAHDFLFDDPARTARELSLLLG is encoded by the coding sequence GTGACGGCACCCGGCCACCGCCTCGGCGTGACCCTCAGCCCGCGCGCGTCGTTGGACACCGAGTGCGCCGTGGTGCTCCTGCCCGGCATCGGCGTCCCGGCGCGGACGGCGACGCCACTGGCCGAGCACCTGCCGGGCGTGCGGGTCGTCACGGTGGGGCTGCGGCCGACGACCGCGGCCGGCCTCGCCGACGTCCGCACGAGGGCCGAGTCCTTCGCCGAGGCCCTCCTGCCCGGTCGGACGGCGGAACGGCTGCTCGTCGTCGGGCACAGCATGGGCGCGGTCGTCGGCCTGGAGTTGGCGCACGTCCTGCACCGAAGCGCGCCGGGCCTGGTCCGCGGCCTGGTGGTAGCCGCCCAGGTCGCTCCCCACCGGCTGCCGCGCCACGGACCGGACCACTACACCGACGACGCGGTGCTGGGCCACGTCCTGGGCGACCGACCGCTACCGCCCGACCTCGCCGCCGCGCCGGACTTCACGAGCGCGCTGGTGAGCCGTTGGCGAGCGGACTACCTGGCGCTCGACGCCTACCGCCCGGAGCGCGGGCGTCGGGTGCCGGCGGACCTGCACGTGTGGACCGGCGCGGACGACCCGGTCACCGCCGATCCCGACGACACCACTGCGTGGTCGGAGTACGGCTCGGCGCGGGTGACCACGCGCGAGTTCCCCGGCGCGCACGACTTCCTGTTCGACGATCCGGCCCGGACGGCCCGCGAGCTGTCCCTGTTGCTCGGGTGA
- a CDS encoding thioesterase II family protein, whose amino-acid sequence MSTTTAQGHATPHDDTSIIRPLRRDSAERVLVCFGFCGGGTAPYRPWASLLPDDLDLALICYPGREGRFLEGQVDSWDALAADAAALTRQVAERPYLLFGHSMGGWMAYDVATRLQDQGVRVAESVIISSCNAPYASVRERDKFPAQNDTDEQLMAWMRNFGALPDYVLEDPDLTAMALDLMRADIKVRDSFHCDDTKTLLSPLTVLLGETDEVIEDNAEVRWAEVAAAGFSARHLPGGHFYTPEVWSVLPRYFPWDAEQGGSVA is encoded by the coding sequence GTGAGCACCACGACGGCGCAGGGGCACGCGACGCCCCACGACGACACGTCGATCATCCGGCCGCTGCGGCGGGACTCGGCCGAGCGGGTGCTGGTGTGCTTCGGCTTCTGCGGCGGGGGAACCGCGCCCTACCGCCCGTGGGCCTCCCTGCTCCCCGACGACCTCGACCTGGCGCTGATCTGCTACCCCGGTCGGGAAGGGCGCTTCCTGGAAGGACAGGTCGACTCGTGGGACGCGCTGGCCGCGGACGCCGCGGCGCTGACGCGCCAGGTCGCCGAGCGCCCGTACCTGCTCTTCGGGCACAGCATGGGCGGTTGGATGGCCTACGACGTCGCCACCCGCCTCCAGGACCAGGGCGTCCGCGTCGCCGAGTCGGTGATCATCTCCTCCTGCAACGCGCCGTACGCGTCCGTGCGGGAGCGGGACAAGTTCCCCGCGCAGAACGACACCGACGAGCAACTGATGGCCTGGATGCGCAACTTCGGCGCGCTACCCGACTACGTGCTCGAAGACCCCGACCTCACCGCGATGGCACTCGACCTCATGCGAGCCGACATCAAGGTCCGCGACTCCTTCCACTGCGACGACACCAAAACCCTGCTCAGCCCGCTGACCGTGCTGCTGGGCGAGACCGACGAGGTGATCGAGGACAACGCCGAGGTGCGGTGGGCCGAGGTGGCCGCCGCCGGCTTCTCCGCGCGGCACCTGCCCGGCGGGCACTTCTACACACCCGAGGTGTGGTCCGTCCTGCCGCGGTACTTCCCGTGGGACGCCGAGCAAGGGGGTTCCGTCGCATGA
- a CDS encoding MFS transporter: protein MIRLVRGVGLLAERNFRLLWFGETISQLGTAVTTVAMPLLAVLALDASTFVVGLLNAAVWLPWVLVGLPAGAVVDRLPSRLVMILADAISVLLLLSVPVAAHFGLLTVPLLLAVAFGVGVAAVFLLTAYQVLLPSLVEAEHLPEANSKLLGSEAAARIVGPGLGGVLTQLVGAVTGLVVNAAGFLVSLVCLSTIRVREEAGRRVERGGSLLRDVAVGVRHVVVDPYLRPLTLYAAVSNLAAAALQALQVVFLVRAVGVGSAEVGLVLALAGSGAVLGALAVRRFTARTGTARGLLLIALCTAPFALLMPLSTGGVGLLWFVVGGFVLDAGIAAVNVIIGSFRQRYCPREVLGRVTASMRTVSNGALPLGALLGGALGTFLDLRAAMWVAAASQLVCVVFLLTRHLRRLRDLPVAA from the coding sequence ATGATCCGACTGGTGCGTGGCGTCGGCCTGCTCGCGGAGCGGAACTTCCGGCTGTTGTGGTTCGGTGAGACGATCAGCCAGTTGGGCACCGCGGTCACGACCGTGGCCATGCCGCTGCTGGCCGTGCTCGCGCTGGACGCGAGCACGTTCGTCGTCGGCCTGCTCAACGCCGCGGTGTGGCTGCCCTGGGTGCTGGTCGGGCTGCCCGCGGGCGCGGTGGTGGACCGCCTGCCCAGCAGGCTCGTGATGATCCTCGCCGACGCGATCTCGGTGCTGTTGCTGCTCAGCGTCCCGGTGGCCGCGCACTTCGGCCTGCTGACCGTTCCCCTGCTGCTCGCGGTCGCGTTCGGCGTCGGCGTCGCGGCGGTCTTCCTCCTGACCGCCTACCAGGTGCTGCTGCCCTCCCTGGTCGAGGCGGAGCACCTGCCCGAGGCCAACTCCAAGCTGCTGGGCAGCGAGGCCGCCGCGCGGATCGTCGGTCCCGGTTTGGGCGGTGTGCTGACCCAGCTCGTCGGCGCGGTCACCGGGCTGGTGGTCAACGCCGCGGGCTTCCTGGTGTCGCTGGTCTGCCTGTCGACCATCCGCGTGCGGGAGGAGGCCGGCCGGCGGGTCGAGCGCGGCGGGTCGCTGCTGCGCGACGTCGCGGTCGGGGTGCGGCACGTGGTGGTGGACCCGTACCTGCGCCCGCTCACGCTCTACGCCGCCGTGTCCAACCTGGCCGCCGCCGCCTTGCAGGCGCTGCAGGTGGTGTTCCTGGTGCGCGCGGTCGGGGTCGGCTCGGCCGAGGTCGGGCTGGTGCTGGCGTTGGCGGGCAGCGGAGCGGTCCTGGGCGCGTTGGCGGTGCGGCGGTTCACCGCCAGGACCGGGACGGCGCGCGGCCTGCTGCTCATCGCGCTGTGCACCGCGCCGTTCGCGCTGCTGATGCCGCTGAGCACCGGTGGCGTCGGTCTGCTGTGGTTCGTCGTGGGCGGTTTCGTGCTGGACGCGGGCATCGCCGCGGTGAACGTGATCATCGGCAGCTTCCGGCAGCGCTACTGCCCGCGGGAGGTGCTCGGCCGGGTCACCGCCAGCATGCGGACCGTCTCCAACGGGGCACTGCCGCTGGGCGCGTTGCTGGGCGGCGCGCTCGGCACGTTCCTCGACCTGCGCGCGGCGATGTGGGTGGCCGCCGCCTCCCAGCTGGTGTGCGTCGTGTTCCTGTTGACCCGACACCTGCGCCGCCTGCGGGACCTGCCGGTCGCCGCCTGA
- a CDS encoding condensation domain-containing protein, producing the protein MATDIRRTEDLLVDIWSEVLGVEVTRSDNFFDLGGDSILAIQVVAKAAAAGLAVGPTQLISHQTVAELALVTSEVDGGARVPLPEGSLPLTAIQRELLRRQPHPEHYNQSVLLACEQPDVEALRAAFHAVVAHHDAFALRFGVTDGEPAWQWYERDTEPPPFDVVTTRVGEDPATLLQRCTARSQATLDPGAGPVVRATLLDLGPAGHRLFLVAHHLVVDSVSWRILIDDLTTAYRQLRAGRPVALPPPGTPFGTWARLMAEHAGDPDCGGELDLWRDRAARSSALPWADHSRDRWPAQRIDEATTWSAELDEDTTSLLLARVRRLPDVPVEAVLLGAVATAAGRCADAGSVTIDVERHGREPLFPEVDVSRTVGWFTQVHPVVVPVSGGTGRAAEAAARELRSTPCGGVRFGLLAARDEVLAGAPLPGVLFNYLGRATGGQAGPLTEVAEPVGPDREPANLLTHPVEFIAAIDGGRLHITVTCAGMAPERSRAEPLGRACVAALAELVEPATGVRS; encoded by the coding sequence ATGGCGACGGACATCCGCCGCACCGAGGACCTGCTGGTCGACATCTGGTCGGAGGTGCTCGGCGTCGAGGTGACCCGCTCGGACAACTTCTTCGACCTCGGTGGGGACTCGATCCTGGCCATCCAGGTCGTGGCCAAGGCCGCGGCCGCGGGGCTGGCCGTGGGGCCCACCCAGCTGATCAGCCACCAGACGGTGGCCGAGCTGGCGCTCGTGACGTCCGAAGTGGACGGTGGCGCGCGAGTGCCCCTCCCCGAGGGATCACTGCCGCTCACCGCCATCCAACGCGAACTGCTGCGGCGGCAACCACACCCGGAGCACTACAACCAGTCGGTGCTGCTGGCGTGCGAACAGCCGGACGTCGAAGCGCTGCGAGCGGCGTTCCACGCGGTGGTGGCCCACCACGACGCGTTCGCGCTGCGATTCGGCGTGACGGACGGGGAACCGGCCTGGCAGTGGTACGAGCGGGACACGGAGCCACCACCCTTCGACGTCGTGACCACCCGGGTGGGAGAGGACCCGGCCACGCTGCTGCAACGGTGTACCGCGCGGTCGCAAGCGACCCTGGACCCCGGCGCGGGCCCGGTCGTGCGGGCCACCCTGCTCGACCTCGGTCCGGCCGGCCACCGGCTGTTCCTCGTGGCACACCACCTGGTCGTCGACAGCGTGTCCTGGCGCATCCTCATCGACGACCTGACCACGGCGTACCGGCAGCTGCGCGCCGGCCGCCCGGTGGCGCTACCCCCGCCGGGCACGCCGTTCGGCACCTGGGCGCGCCTGATGGCCGAGCACGCGGGGGACCCGGACTGCGGCGGTGAGCTGGACCTGTGGCGCGACCGCGCCGCGCGCTCCTCGGCGCTGCCGTGGGCGGACCACAGCCGGGACCGGTGGCCGGCCCAGCGGATCGACGAGGCGACCACCTGGTCGGCCGAACTCGACGAGGACACCACCTCGCTGCTGCTCGCGCGCGTCCGCCGCCTCCCCGATGTACCGGTCGAAGCGGTCCTGCTCGGTGCGGTGGCCACCGCCGCGGGCCGGTGCGCGGACGCTGGGTCGGTCACGATCGACGTGGAGCGCCACGGCCGCGAACCGCTCTTCCCCGAGGTCGACGTGAGCCGGACCGTCGGCTGGTTCACCCAGGTCCACCCGGTCGTCGTACCGGTGTCCGGAGGCACGGGGCGAGCCGCCGAGGCGGCGGCGCGCGAACTGCGGAGCACCCCGTGCGGTGGCGTGCGCTTCGGCCTGCTGGCGGCCCGCGACGAGGTCCTGGCGGGCGCGCCGCTGCCGGGCGTGCTGTTCAACTACCTGGGACGAGCCACCGGGGGCCAGGCCGGTCCGCTGACCGAGGTCGCCGAGCCGGTCGGACCGGACCGCGAGCCGGCCAACCTGCTGACGCACCCCGTGGAGTTCATCGCGGCCATCGACGGCGGCCGGCTGCACATCACGGTCACCTGCGCGGGCATGGCCCCGGAGCGGTCACGGGCGGAGCCGCTCGGCCGCGCCTGCGTGGCGGCGCTGGCGGAACTGGTGGAACCGGCCACCGGCGTGCGGTCGTGA
- a CDS encoding TauD/TfdA family dioxygenase, with protein MTAPKKTAVAPALDWTFDPGSPAVVTAPPLADAPAARAWIESVADDLRAGLDQYGALYLRNLPVRDVDDFAHVRDAFIRRETPYREKATKRSDFGNSVYSSTDLPAAQRIRMHNENSYTMTFPGLLLFGCLVAPGSGGATPVADCREVLSHLPEDLVRRGRDTGWLLWRTYSDDISLGWRTAFNTTSPDEVARYCGENGIDHEWLPDGRLRTRQHRSAIIRHPRTGQEIWFNHLAFWNQWSLEPAVRETLVDELGAENLPFNTTFGDGEPIDEADARLINAAYDAATTRRPWSPGDLLVVDNLLAAHGRDAFRGDRRIVVAMGEPVDLADCAPTVAVGAR; from the coding sequence ATGACCGCGCCAAAAAAGACCGCTGTCGCACCCGCTCTGGACTGGACGTTCGACCCCGGCTCGCCCGCCGTCGTCACCGCTCCGCCGCTGGCCGACGCCCCTGCGGCGCGCGCCTGGATCGAGAGCGTCGCGGACGACCTGCGAGCGGGTCTCGACCAGTACGGTGCGCTTTACCTGAGGAACCTCCCCGTGCGCGACGTGGACGATTTCGCCCACGTCCGCGACGCCTTCATCCGTCGGGAAACGCCGTACCGCGAGAAGGCGACCAAGCGCAGTGACTTCGGCAATTCCGTGTACTCCTCGACCGACCTGCCCGCCGCGCAACGAATCCGAATGCACAACGAGAACAGCTACACGATGACTTTTCCGGGGCTGCTCCTGTTCGGTTGCCTCGTGGCGCCGGGAAGCGGTGGCGCGACCCCGGTCGCCGACTGCCGCGAGGTGCTGTCCCACCTCCCGGAGGACCTGGTGCGACGTGGTCGCGACACCGGCTGGCTGCTGTGGCGCACCTACTCCGACGACATCTCCCTGGGGTGGCGCACCGCGTTCAACACCACCTCCCCGGACGAGGTCGCCCGGTACTGCGGTGAGAACGGCATCGACCACGAGTGGCTGCCCGACGGGAGGCTGCGCACGCGCCAGCACCGCTCGGCGATCATCCGGCACCCGCGCACCGGGCAGGAGATCTGGTTCAACCACCTGGCGTTCTGGAACCAGTGGTCCTTGGAGCCGGCGGTCCGGGAGACGCTCGTCGACGAGCTGGGCGCCGAGAACCTCCCGTTCAACACCACCTTCGGGGACGGCGAACCCATCGACGAGGCGGACGCCCGCCTGATCAACGCGGCCTACGACGCGGCGACCACGCGCCGTCCCTGGTCGCCGGGTGACCTCCTCGTGGTGGACAACCTGCTCGCCGCCCACGGCCGGGACGCGTTCCGCGGCGACCGCCGGATCGTGGTGGCGATGGGGGAACCGGTGGACCTGGCCGACTGCGCGCCGACCGTCGCGGTCGGCGCGCGCTGA
- a CDS encoding amino acid adenylation domain-containing protein — MTTHVPPATPVGDPLPAVDRTTRDTTKHLHAVHVRVPPPPGDDLAAVVAVVAALVAGYRGDDTIVLACPDPDPRATGLRLVRCAPDLDAPFGELAGAVGAALAVAPRVAPRDWADATWLCLPEVSRSVDGWDVEIRYDGRRWEPTVAERAFARSAEVAASVRRSTPRRAIGVPTAADLRLIAEVNDTAAPFDGEVRLDGLFDRRARHAPDAPALVHDGGVLTYRDLDERVERLAHALRERGVGPGDVVGVLLRRGVPSITAIMAVLRVGAAYLPLDPANPPGRTHHILTDARARLLLTDGDVVPPASCAVLDPATADSTATGDPRPGRGSGDPAYVIYTSGSTGRPKGVVVGHRAVVNRLSWMQRAYPIGVDDVLLHKTPVSFDVSVWELFWWTAHGASLCLLAPGGEKDPAAITTAIGRHGVTVVHFVPSMLDAFLDHVDRVRPLAQLRSLRTVFTSGEALTPEQVGRFHRLLAEETGARLVNLYGPTEATVDVSHFPCVEPEPHRVPIGRPIDNTRLYVLDDRLAVRPVGAVGELGIAGVCLAAGYLDRPALTAERFPADVAGEERVYLTGDLARLLPSGEFEYLGRVDHQVKIRGMRVEPGEVEAMLREHDDVGDAVVVPFRHAGGGDKLCGFVTLSRPVRVAELKRFLRARLPEHMVPTCFAAVESFPLSANGKLDRKALPPVDLARFARSEDVAFADPAAPDARR, encoded by the coding sequence ATGACCACGCACGTACCACCTGCGACCCCGGTCGGCGACCCGCTGCCGGCCGTCGACCGGACCACCCGCGACACCACGAAGCACCTGCACGCCGTGCACGTGCGGGTGCCACCGCCACCCGGAGACGACTTGGCCGCGGTGGTCGCGGTGGTGGCGGCACTCGTGGCCGGCTACCGCGGGGACGACACGATCGTGCTCGCCTGCCCCGACCCCGACCCGCGCGCCACCGGGCTCCGCCTGGTCCGGTGCGCGCCGGACCTCGACGCGCCGTTCGGCGAACTCGCCGGCGCGGTCGGGGCAGCCCTCGCGGTCGCGCCGCGCGTCGCGCCGCGGGACTGGGCGGACGCCACGTGGCTGTGCCTGCCCGAGGTGTCGCGGTCGGTCGACGGCTGGGACGTCGAGATCCGGTACGACGGCCGGCGGTGGGAGCCGACGGTCGCCGAGCGGGCGTTCGCGCGCTCGGCCGAGGTCGCGGCCTCGGTCCGCCGGTCGACGCCCCGGCGGGCGATCGGCGTCCCGACGGCGGCCGACCTGCGCCTGATCGCCGAGGTGAACGACACCGCCGCGCCGTTCGACGGCGAGGTCCGGCTGGACGGGTTGTTCGATCGCCGGGCACGACACGCGCCGGACGCGCCGGCCCTGGTCCACGACGGCGGCGTGCTCACCTACCGCGACCTGGACGAGCGGGTCGAACGCCTGGCCCACGCGCTGCGCGAGCGCGGCGTCGGTCCCGGCGACGTCGTCGGCGTGCTGCTGCGGCGCGGTGTCCCGTCCATCACCGCGATCATGGCGGTCCTGCGCGTCGGCGCGGCCTACCTGCCGCTCGACCCCGCCAACCCGCCGGGCCGCACCCACCACATCCTCACCGACGCGCGAGCGCGGCTGCTGCTCACCGACGGCGATGTGGTCCCTCCCGCGTCGTGCGCGGTGCTGGACCCCGCGACGGCCGACTCGACGGCCACGGGCGACCCCCGTCCGGGGCGCGGTAGCGGCGACCCCGCCTACGTCATCTACACCTCGGGTTCGACGGGGCGGCCCAAGGGGGTGGTGGTCGGGCACCGGGCAGTGGTCAACCGGCTGTCCTGGATGCAGCGGGCCTATCCGATCGGCGTCGATGACGTGTTGCTGCACAAGACACCCGTGTCGTTCGACGTCTCGGTGTGGGAGCTGTTCTGGTGGACGGCGCACGGAGCCTCGCTGTGCCTGTTGGCACCCGGCGGCGAGAAGGACCCCGCCGCCATCACGACCGCCATCGGCAGGCATGGCGTGACCGTGGTGCACTTCGTGCCCTCCATGTTGGACGCCTTCCTCGATCACGTGGACCGCGTGCGCCCCTTGGCCCAGCTCCGCTCCCTGCGCACGGTGTTCACCAGTGGCGAGGCCCTCACCCCGGAACAGGTCGGCCGGTTCCACCGGTTGCTCGCCGAGGAGACCGGTGCCCGCCTGGTGAACCTCTACGGACCGACCGAGGCGACCGTGGACGTCAGTCACTTCCCATGCGTGGAGCCGGAACCGCACCGGGTGCCCATCGGGCGGCCGATCGACAACACGCGCCTCTACGTCCTCGACGACCGGTTGGCGGTGCGGCCGGTCGGTGCCGTGGGTGAACTGGGCATCGCGGGCGTCTGCCTGGCCGCCGGGTACCTCGACCGCCCCGCGCTCACCGCGGAGCGCTTCCCGGCGGACGTGGCGGGCGAGGAGCGGGTCTACCTCACCGGGGACCTCGCCCGGCTGCTGCCCTCGGGCGAGTTCGAGTACCTGGGCCGGGTCGACCACCAGGTCAAGATCCGCGGTATGCGGGTCGAGCCCGGTGAGGTCGAAGCCATGCTGCGCGAGCACGACGACGTCGGGGACGCCGTGGTGGTGCCGTTCCGGCACGCCGGCGGAGGGGACAAGCTGTGCGGCTTCGTCACCCTGTCCCGACCGGTCCGGGTGGCGGAGTTGAAGCGGTTCCTGCGGGCCCGCCTGCCCGAGCACATGGTGCCGACCTGTTTCGCCGCGGTGGAGTCGTTCCCCCTGTCCGCCAACGGGAAGCTCGACCGGAAGGCGCTACCGCCGGTGGACCTGGCCCGGTTCGCCAGGTCCGAGGACGTCGCCTTCGCCGATCCGGCCGCTCCCGACGCGCGACGATGA
- a CDS encoding non-ribosomal peptide synthetase, giving the protein MTSTDLRPGDLTDRFRRVVRQFPDRVAVRAVDGALDFAALDHRSRRLAGALAAAGVGPGTRVGIHLGRTSRLVVALVAVWRAGGAYVPLDPSYPADRLAFMMADSGLVAVIADEPVPGRPDGVALVPVDPPTTTVAPLDVDRDPDDAAYVIYTSGTTGKPKGVQVGVGGVEQLVHALEADDVYPSEHRTVAWNASISFDASVQQWIRVLRGDTLVLLDDEARTEPEALVALLEDHAVTDIDFTPTHVLAVREHLDHLAERRVASGGSPLRLLVGGEAIPGALWEGLVARGLAGGLEAVNLYGPTECGVDATAAWIGGATPHIGTPLSGVKGYVLDERLRPTPPDEPGHLYLSGPGLAHGYVGRSALTAQRFVADPFDDGGARMYRTGDRVRERPDGTLEFLGRTDRQAKLRGFRIELDEVGHVLAEHPRVASAAVVLSGGRELVAYVTGSATEGEELRAWCATRLPPHMVPGRVAHLDRMPTTAGGKVDFADLEGRAPRSPAGPEARREGGGVEDLLCAVWGDILGLDAIDAEDNFFALGGHSLLAITVVSEVKKTFAVRIKTADVYRFPRLGDLAGHIRQVAAETARPAVPAS; this is encoded by the coding sequence GTGACGAGTACAGACCTCCGGCCCGGCGACCTGACGGACCGGTTCCGACGCGTCGTGCGGCAGTTCCCCGACCGCGTCGCGGTGCGCGCCGTCGACGGCGCGCTCGACTTCGCCGCGCTCGACCACCGATCCCGCCGCCTGGCGGGCGCGCTGGCCGCCGCCGGCGTCGGTCCGGGCACCCGCGTCGGCATCCACCTCGGCCGGACCTCGCGGCTCGTCGTCGCCCTCGTCGCCGTCTGGCGGGCGGGCGGGGCGTACGTGCCGTTGGACCCGTCCTACCCGGCGGACCGCCTCGCCTTCATGATGGCCGACTCCGGCCTGGTCGCGGTCATCGCGGACGAACCCGTGCCCGGTCGACCCGACGGAGTCGCGCTGGTGCCGGTCGATCCGCCCACCACGACCGTCGCGCCGCTCGACGTGGACCGCGACCCGGACGACGCCGCGTACGTGATCTACACCTCCGGCACCACCGGCAAGCCCAAGGGTGTCCAGGTCGGCGTGGGCGGCGTCGAGCAGCTCGTCCACGCCCTCGAAGCCGACGACGTGTACCCGTCGGAGCACCGCACGGTCGCGTGGAACGCCAGCATCTCGTTCGACGCCTCGGTGCAGCAGTGGATCAGGGTGCTGCGCGGCGACACCCTGGTGCTGCTCGACGACGAGGCGCGCACCGAACCCGAGGCGCTGGTCGCGCTGCTGGAGGACCACGCGGTCACCGACATCGACTTCACCCCCACCCACGTCCTCGCCGTGCGGGAGCACCTCGACCACCTCGCGGAGCGGAGGGTCGCGTCGGGCGGGTCGCCGCTGCGCCTGCTGGTCGGCGGCGAGGCGATACCCGGGGCGCTGTGGGAGGGCCTGGTGGCGCGCGGGCTCGCCGGCGGGCTGGAAGCGGTCAACCTCTACGGCCCCACCGAGTGCGGCGTCGACGCCACGGCCGCGTGGATCGGTGGGGCGACTCCGCACATCGGGACCCCGTTGAGCGGCGTCAAGGGCTACGTCCTCGACGAGCGACTGCGGCCAACGCCGCCCGACGAGCCCGGCCACCTCTACCTGTCCGGCCCCGGTCTCGCCCACGGCTACGTCGGGAGGTCGGCGCTGACCGCACAGCGGTTCGTCGCCGACCCCTTCGACGACGGCGGCGCCCGCATGTACCGCACGGGCGACCGGGTGCGCGAGCGCCCGGACGGCACCCTGGAGTTCCTGGGGCGCACCGACCGGCAGGCCAAGCTGCGGGGCTTCCGCATCGAGCTGGACGAGGTCGGCCACGTCCTGGCGGAGCACCCCCGGGTGGCTTCGGCCGCGGTCGTGCTGAGCGGTGGACGGGAGCTGGTGGCCTACGTGACGGGGTCCGCGACCGAGGGCGAGGAGTTGCGGGCGTGGTGCGCGACCCGGCTGCCACCGCACATGGTGCCCGGTCGGGTGGCACACCTCGACCGGATGCCCACCACCGCCGGCGGCAAGGTCGACTTCGCCGACCTCGAAGGTCGTGCGCCCCGGTCGCCGGCCGGACCGGAGGCGCGCCGGGAGGGCGGGGGAGTGGAGGACCTGCTGTGCGCGGTGTGGGGTGACATCCTCGGCCTGGACGCGATCGACGCCGAGGACAACTTCTTCGCCCTCGGCGGTCACTCCCTGCTGGCGATCACCGTGGTGAGCGAGGTCAAGAAGACCTTCGCGGTGCGCATCAAGACCGCGGACGTATACCGGTTCCCCCGACTCGGCGACCTGGCCGGCCACATCCGGCAGGTCGCGGCGGAGACGGCGCGACCCGCGGTGCCGGCGTCGTGA